The window AAGATTTTGGCGTTCATTAAAACAAGAAAAAATATATTTGATAATTTTAAATACTGTCAAGGAGGTAAAAAATGCTATAACAGATTACATAACTTTTTATAATAGTAAAAGGATGCACCAATCCTTGGAATATTTAACTCCAGAACAGGTGTATTTAACAAAAATTATTGGCTAAAATTATAACGCAAATTATATCTCATAATTTCTGATTTTTAGTCTAGACAAATTGGGCCACCTTATTCATCATTTTGAGATTTTAACTCCTCAATTTCTGTTTTGTACTCACTGACTACTTTTGCCGGCTCAAAAGCCATTGATGCATTACTTAAAAAATGCTTCTTCCAATTTTGAATAGTCTTTGGAGTAATTTCATATTTCTTTGATAATTGAGATATAGTTACCTCCGATTCTAGTAATTCCAACACTACTTTAGTTTTATATTCTGCACTGAAATTTTTAATATGCTTTTTTGTCATATATTTAAATTATGTTTCTTTTAATTTTATATCTTTTGCGAAACAAAACTATTGATTTTACTGTCTGACTTCTTCAGTCCACTATAGAGTTAAGGCAACGGTTGGAACACGAGAGATTAGCCAAGGAAGCGGAGGAAAGAGATAGGTTAGAGCAAGAGCAAATCAGGAGAGCTTTAGAACTTTCTAAAAAGGCGGAAGAAGAACTAGCAGCGCAAAAGTTAGGTAAGGAAGAATTAGAACAGCTTAAACTGGCCGAAAAGCTATCAAAAGAATCATTTGAAAAATTACAAAGAGATAAGATAATTGATTTTTTAAGGAGGTCAGATGATATTAGTGATGATGCAGCATTTCCTGCTCTAGATATCGTACAAAGGTGGGAATCAACTAATGAAGAGCTGATTGAAAAATTACATAGTTTTGGGGATGAAGCTCTCGATAAATTCCTGAGTGGCGTAGAAATCGTAGGTGATAGCAGTTTCTAAAAAAAGCTTATACTAAAACTGTGAAGCCAATAGTTTCTTTATTACATACTCTAATTTTAGGTAAATAGTAGGCGTTAAAGAGGTTATTGGCTTTTTTATTATGTAAAAATCTTTTATCCCTCTTAATTCCTTTGTTCATTTTCCCTAAATAAACATCATATAAATATCTTTCTTAACTTTTGAAACCTTTATTAACAGAGCGCATAAAAACATTCATGTCTTAGAATCCTGGGAGTTAATACGCACGATTTGCAGGCTATTCTTCCTGATATCTTAAAAATCTACCACACGCATTTTACAGCTTGTTCCTAATTTTGAATAATTATTTCTGATTTTCGCTTTGTCCTTTTTTATACAATTCTCTAGTTTTGGCAAGCCTTACGAAACGAGTAAAGGCAAAAATTATTGAATCCACAAAACCGTTAAATCCAAAAACAATATAACGTCTTATTATAAAGACTTTTAGAAAAAATAACGGTAGCTCAAAAGCTATGCGAATCCGAGATGGGAATCGTCCCTGAATTACTAGATCTTTAGCTTGTTCAGTAGAATAAAAATTTCCCTTATTTATTAGCTGTTCTATTGAAACGGCAGACCTATGATAACCATGATTTTTAAACTTATACACTAAGTTTTTATTAGCTTTGGTGGGGATATTAAAAGTTACGGTATCATGGGTAGTGGCATTTTTAGTATTAGAAAAGCTACAAAAATT of the Candidatus Megaera polyxenophila genome contains:
- a CDS encoding integrase, coding for MTKKHIKNFSAEYKTKVVLELLESEVTISQLSKKYEITPKTIQNWKKHFLSNASMAFEPAKVVSEYKTEIEELKSQNDE